The genome window CATCTGTGAGAGAAAGAAATAGGCGCCAATGTAGACGCCGATGAGAAATGCGTAGAGGCCCGGGCCGACGAGCGGGAAAATGAGGACCGACGGAAGTGCCAACGCGCCGAAGAACGTGAGGATCAGGAGCACGGCGCGCACCGAGAACCGATTTGCCGCCCACCCCCAGGCAAACTTGGTGATCGTTGACGCGACGCCGTACCACGCCAGCGAATGAGCCGACACGTCAAAGGGGAACCCGCGGTCGACAAAGATCGGCGCCAGCATGGCGGGGATCCCATTGTTCGCCAGCGACCCGACGGCAATCCCCACGAGCAGCACCCAGAAGACGCTCGTATGGAGCGCTTCGGTCCGCGTGAAGCTCCGTTCTTCCGCAATGCTGCCGGCCGGTGTGACCCCGCGTTCGGACCCGGGAGTCCGACCGTCCGGTGCGAGCCCGAGATCTTCTGGCTCGCGATAGAGCAGCAACGCGGAAAGCGTGCCGAAGACAAGCGCCAGCAACCCGATCACGAGCCAGATACTCCGCCAGCCCGACGCTCCCGTCATGACGCCGACGACTGGCGGGAGGAATACCGCCGTGAGTCCGCCGCCCATCGTCGATACGGCAACGGCCATTCCTCGCTGGCGCACAAACCACTTTGGTACGATCGCTGCGGAGATCCCCGTCTGCGCAGCCTGTGCGATTCCGCCCAGTACGCCGAAGAGAACGACGAACTGCCAAGCGCTGTCGACGAACGGAATGAGGAGCACGCCGACGGCGTTCACAAGGCCGCCGATGAGGACGAGCACGCGCGGCCCTCGCGGCCGGTCCAGGTACGGCCCCATGATCGGGGTGAACACGATGCCGAGCCAACCTCGCAGGCTAACGGCGAAAAAGAAGGCGGAGCCGCTCCACTCCAATTCCGCCGCCATCGGCACGGCCAACAGCCCGGCGGTCCATGTGAGGCCGATGCTAAACGCCGAGGCGATGAATCCAACGGCGACAATCACCCAGCCGTAGTAGAACGGCAAGCGAACGAGCCATGGGCGCGGCCTGGGGGAGGAAACCATCAAGAGCTCCAGTATACGGGGCGCATGAACGAAGATCTCAGCACGCGGAAGCAAGCTATTCGCGAATCGGTCTGGGCGCGGCTCGTCGCTGAGAGGCAGGCGGCGTTTCCCTTTCCGATTCGCGGTCGTATCCCGAACTTTCGGGGCGCGTCCGCGGCCGCCGCGCGCCTGGCCGAGCAACCGGAGTTTGAACGGGCGCGCGTGGTGAAAGTGAATCCCGACGCGCCCCAGCGGCCGGTACGGCAGCGCGTTCTCGACGCCCGGAAGCTCCTCCTCATGCCCACGCCGCGGCTGCGCGGCGGGTTCGTCGTCGTCGACCCGGCTCGCCTCGACGCGGGGGACCGCGCGCGCGCCTCCAGCATCGCCGGCGCGTTTGCCCTGGGCTCCCTGGTTCCCCTCGTCGAGCTGCCCGCCATCGACCTCATCGTCTTCGGAACAGTCGCCGTCACCGCGCGCGGCGCGCGCGTTGGGAAGGGTGAAGGCTACGCCGAGCTGGAGTACGCGACGCTGCGGACCCTGGGTCGCGTCGGCCCGAATGTGCCCATCGCGACGACGGTCCACGACGCGCAGATCGTCGACAGCGTTCCCATCGAGCCCTTCGACGTGCCCGTCGATCTCATCGTCACCCCAACGCGGGTGATCCGGTGCGAGCCGCGGCTTCCCAAGCCGAGCGGCGTGCTGTGGGAATATCTATCCGACCGCCGACTCGAGGAGATGCCGGTCCTACAGGAGCTCCGGCGGGCCGGCGGCGATTCGTGACCGCGACGCGGTCAGCGAATGCTGTCCAGGAAGTCCTGCGACCTTCCGATCTCGACGAAATGGCTCATCGCGTTGATCGCACAGTCGTGCTCGTCGTGGGAGAACGCGCCGCAGCAGTCCTCCAGCACGATCACCCGGTAGTCCGCATCGCCGCCATAGCGCGCCGTCGACTCGACCACGAAATTCGTCGCGACACCGGTCAGCACAATCGTGTCGATGTCGCGCGAGGCGAGCATCGATTGGAGCTCTGTTCCATAGAACGCGCTGATGCGGGGCTTTCG of Chloroflexota bacterium contains these proteins:
- a CDS encoding 5-formyltetrahydrofolate cyclo-ligase, which gives rise to MNEDLSTRKQAIRESVWARLVAERQAAFPFPIRGRIPNFRGASAAAARLAEQPEFERARVVKVNPDAPQRPVRQRVLDARKLLLMPTPRLRGGFVVVDPARLDAGDRARASSIAGAFALGSLVPLVELPAIDLIVFGTVAVTARGARVGKGEGYAELEYATLRTLGRVGPNVPIATTVHDAQIVDSVPIEPFDVPVDLIVTPTRVIRCEPRLPKPSGVLWEYLSDRRLEEMPVLQELRRAGGDS
- a CDS encoding MFS transporter, which codes for MVSSPRPRPWLVRLPFYYGWVIVAVGFIASAFSIGLTWTAGLLAVPMAAELEWSGSAFFFAVSLRGWLGIVFTPIMGPYLDRPRGPRVLVLIGGLVNAVGVLLIPFVDSAWQFVVLFGVLGGIAQAAQTGISAAIVPKWFVRQRGMAVAVSTMGGGLTAVFLPPVVGVMTGASGWRSIWLVIGLLALVFGTLSALLLYREPEDLGLAPDGRTPGSERGVTPAGSIAEERSFTRTEALHTSVFWVLLVGIAVGSLANNGIPAMLAPIFVDRGFPFDVSAHSLAWYGVASTITKFAWGWAANRFSVRAVLLILTFFGALALPSVLIFPLVGPGLYAFLIGVYIGAYFFLSQM